A stretch of the Chlamydia pecorum E58 genome encodes the following:
- the lon gene encoding endopeptidase La, with translation MDSTINTDTPILDPNSDEVEKLLDETEDSEEKTNNRSLPKELFILPLNKRPFFPGMAAPILIESGPYYEVLKVLAKSSQKYIGLVLTKKENADILKVGFNQLYHIGVAARILRIMPIEGGSAQVLLSIEERIRIIEPVKDKYLKAKVSYHPDNKELTEELKAYSISIVSVIKDLLKLNPLFKEELQIFLGHSDFTEPGKLADFSVALTTATREELQEVLETTNMHDRIDKALILLKKELDLSRLQSSINQKIEVTITKSQKEFFLKEQLKTIKKELGLEKEDRAIDIEKFTDRLNKRHVPEYAMEVIQEEIEKFQTLETSSAEYAVCRNYLDWLTIVPWGIYSKEYHDLKKAEITLNKDHYGLEDIKQRILELISVGKLSKGLKGSIICLVGPPGVGKTSIGRSIAKVLHRKFFRFSVGGMRDEAEIKGHRRTYIGAMPGKLVQALKQSQSMNPVIMIDEVDKIGTSYHGDPASALLEVLDPEQNKDFLDHYLDVRVDLSNVLFILTANVLDTIPDPLMDRMEILRLSGYILEEKLQIATKYLVPKARKEMGLTARQVVFQPEALKHMINNYAREAGVRSLNGNIKKVLRKVALKIVQNQEKPKAKNSLVKITTKNLQDYLGKPVFSSDRFYEHTPIGVATGLAWTSLGGATLYIESVQVPSGKTDMHLTGQAGDVMKESSQIAWTYLHSALEKYAPGYPFFSKSQVHIHIPEGATPKDGPSAGITMVSSLLSLLLDTPIINNLGMTGEITLTGRVLGVGGIREKLIAARRSRLNILIFPEDNRRDYEELPDYLKKGLKIHFVSHYDAVFKIAFPQK, from the coding sequence GTGGACTCTACAATAAATACTGACACTCCAATTTTAGACCCCAATTCGGATGAGGTTGAGAAACTCCTAGATGAAACAGAGGATTCCGAAGAAAAAACTAACAATCGCTCCCTTCCTAAAGAACTATTTATTCTCCCTCTAAATAAACGTCCTTTTTTTCCAGGTATGGCTGCACCTATTCTTATAGAGTCTGGCCCATACTATGAGGTTCTTAAGGTCTTAGCGAAGTCCTCTCAAAAATATATTGGCCTTGTCCTGACGAAAAAGGAGAACGCAGATATTTTAAAGGTTGGCTTTAACCAACTGTATCACATTGGAGTTGCTGCACGCATTTTAAGAATTATGCCCATAGAGGGAGGAAGTGCTCAAGTTCTTTTAAGCATAGAAGAGCGCATCCGCATCATTGAACCGGTCAAAGACAAGTATCTCAAAGCTAAGGTCTCTTATCATCCTGATAACAAAGAACTTACAGAGGAGCTGAAGGCATACTCTATTAGCATTGTTTCCGTCATTAAGGACTTACTTAAACTGAATCCTCTCTTTAAAGAAGAGTTACAAATTTTCTTAGGACACTCTGATTTTACTGAACCTGGAAAACTCGCTGATTTTTCTGTAGCGCTAACTACAGCAACACGTGAGGAGCTTCAAGAAGTTTTAGAAACTACCAATATGCACGATCGCATAGACAAGGCTTTAATCTTACTAAAGAAGGAGCTGGATCTTAGCCGTCTTCAAAGTAGCATCAATCAAAAGATAGAAGTCACGATTACGAAAAGCCAAAAAGAGTTCTTTTTAAAAGAGCAGTTAAAAACAATTAAAAAAGAACTCGGGCTGGAAAAAGAAGATCGTGCAATTGATATAGAAAAGTTCACAGACCGGCTAAACAAGCGCCATGTTCCTGAATATGCTATGGAGGTTATCCAAGAAGAAATTGAGAAATTTCAGACTTTAGAAACCTCTTCTGCTGAATACGCTGTATGTCGGAATTACCTTGACTGGCTAACGATTGTCCCTTGGGGAATCTACAGCAAAGAGTACCACGATTTAAAGAAAGCTGAGATTACGTTAAATAAGGACCATTACGGCTTGGAAGATATCAAGCAACGCATCTTAGAACTTATTAGCGTAGGGAAGCTTTCTAAAGGACTTAAAGGAAGCATTATTTGTCTTGTTGGTCCTCCTGGAGTAGGGAAAACTAGCATAGGAAGAAGTATTGCCAAGGTTCTTCATCGGAAATTCTTTAGATTTTCCGTAGGGGGGATGCGTGATGAAGCAGAAATTAAAGGGCATCGCCGTACATATATTGGAGCTATGCCTGGAAAGCTCGTGCAAGCGTTAAAGCAAAGTCAGTCAATGAATCCCGTGATTATGATTGATGAAGTGGATAAAATCGGCACAAGTTATCATGGAGATCCTGCTTCTGCACTACTTGAGGTTTTAGATCCTGAGCAAAATAAAGACTTCTTAGACCATTACCTAGATGTACGTGTAGATTTATCTAATGTACTCTTTATCCTCACTGCAAATGTTCTGGATACTATCCCCGATCCTCTCATGGATAGGATGGAGATCTTACGGCTCTCAGGCTATATCCTAGAAGAAAAGCTTCAGATTGCCACAAAATATCTTGTCCCTAAAGCACGTAAAGAAATGGGCTTAACAGCTCGTCAGGTAGTATTTCAGCCTGAGGCTCTAAAGCACATGATTAATAACTACGCTAGAGAAGCTGGAGTACGTTCTCTTAATGGCAACATTAAAAAAGTACTAAGAAAAGTTGCTTTAAAAATTGTACAGAATCAAGAGAAGCCAAAAGCGAAAAATTCTTTAGTGAAGATTACCACGAAAAACCTTCAAGATTATCTTGGTAAACCTGTCTTTTCTAGTGACCGTTTTTACGAACATACACCGATCGGTGTTGCTACAGGTCTTGCCTGGACTTCTTTAGGAGGAGCAACGCTATACATAGAGAGTGTCCAAGTACCTTCAGGGAAAACTGATATGCATCTGACAGGTCAAGCTGGGGATGTCATGAAAGAGTCTTCACAGATCGCCTGGACCTACCTTCATAGTGCTTTAGAAAAGTATGCTCCCGGCTATCCCTTCTTTTCTAAATCTCAAGTACATATCCATATTCCCGAAGGAGCCACCCCTAAAGATGGGCCTTCTGCAGGAATCACTATGGTTTCTTCATTGCTTTCCTTACTTTTAGATACCCCGATCATTAACAACTTAGGAATGACTGGGGAGATTACTCTAACAGGAAGAGTCTTAGGAGTAGGGGGAATCCGAGAAAAGCTTATCGCTGCACGAAGATCCCGGTTAAACATTTTAATTTTCCCTGAAGATAATCGCCGTGATTATGAAGAACTCCCGGACTATCTAAAAAAGGGCTTAAAAATTCATTTTGTTTCGCATTATGATGCGGTCTTCAAAATTGCCTTTCCTCAGAAATAG
- the dnaJ gene encoding molecular chaperone DnaJ: MDYYSVLGVAKTASQEEIKKAYRKLAVKYHPDKNPGDAEAELRFKEVSEAYEVLSDPQKRESYDRFGKGGPFAGAGGFGAGGMGNMEDALRTFMGAFGGEFGGSGSFFEGIFGGLGEAFGMRSDPSGARQGASKKVHITLSFEESASGVDKELVVSGYKTCETCSGSGAATPQGIKRCERCKGSGQVVQSRGFFSMASTCPECGGEGRIITDPCRECRGQGRVKEKRNVHVHIPAGVGPGMRLKMEGYGDAGQNGAPSGDLYIFIDVEPHPVFERRGDDLLLELPIGFVDAALGMKKEIPTLLKSEGTCRLTIPEGIQSGTILKVKNQGFPNIHGKGRGDLLVRISVETPQHLSEEQKELLQRFASTEKAENFPKKRGFLDKIKGFFSDFTV, encoded by the coding sequence ATGGATTATTATTCAGTTCTAGGTGTTGCGAAAACCGCATCCCAGGAAGAGATTAAAAAGGCCTATCGTAAGCTGGCTGTGAAGTATCATCCTGATAAAAATCCGGGAGATGCAGAAGCAGAACTTCGTTTTAAGGAAGTTTCTGAGGCATATGAAGTGCTTAGTGATCCTCAAAAACGGGAATCTTACGATCGCTTCGGAAAAGGAGGCCCTTTTGCTGGAGCTGGAGGCTTTGGAGCCGGCGGTATGGGCAACATGGAAGATGCCTTGCGGACATTCATGGGAGCCTTTGGAGGAGAGTTTGGAGGGAGCGGAAGTTTCTTTGAGGGGATTTTCGGTGGTCTTGGAGAAGCTTTTGGAATGCGTTCGGATCCTTCTGGAGCACGGCAAGGGGCGAGTAAGAAGGTCCATATTACACTATCTTTTGAAGAGTCCGCAAGTGGTGTAGACAAGGAACTGGTAGTCTCTGGTTATAAAACGTGTGAAACCTGTTCTGGGAGTGGTGCTGCAACCCCTCAAGGGATTAAGCGCTGCGAGCGCTGCAAAGGTTCTGGCCAAGTCGTTCAAAGTCGGGGATTTTTCTCCATGGCTTCTACATGTCCTGAGTGTGGAGGGGAAGGGCGTATTATTACAGATCCCTGTCGAGAGTGTCGCGGGCAAGGGCGTGTGAAGGAGAAGCGCAATGTTCACGTGCATATTCCTGCGGGTGTTGGTCCAGGCATGCGCTTGAAGATGGAGGGGTATGGAGACGCAGGACAAAACGGGGCTCCCTCTGGAGATTTATATATTTTTATTGATGTTGAACCTCACCCTGTATTTGAGCGTAGGGGAGATGACTTGCTTTTAGAGCTGCCTATAGGGTTTGTAGATGCTGCTTTAGGAATGAAGAAAGAGATCCCCACCTTACTAAAATCTGAAGGGACCTGCCGTCTTACGATTCCTGAAGGGATTCAAAGTGGGACAATTTTAAAGGTCAAGAATCAAGGGTTTCCTAATATTCATGGTAAAGGACGGGGAGACTTGTTGGTTCGGATTTCTGTAGAGACTCCTCAGCATTTATCTGAAGAGCAGAAAGAGTTATTGCAGCGATTTGCTTCTACAGAAAAGGCTGAGAATTTTCCTAAAAAACGTGGTTTTCTAGATAAAATCAAAGGTTTTTTTTCTGACTTCACTGTATAG
- a CDS encoding HPr family phosphocarrier protein, whose product MCIVRRSLVNSNAQDCVYSSAHADANECFAVCVVKNPSGIHVRPAGTLVLLLEGEECEVSFTFGKKTINAKSIMSILMLGVPQGGEVMVSVQGKDAQRVLKKLQDAFESGFGEIHE is encoded by the coding sequence ATGTGCATAGTGAGGAGGAGTTTAGTGAATAGTAACGCTCAAGATTGTGTATATAGTAGTGCACATGCAGATGCTAATGAATGCTTCGCTGTATGCGTAGTGAAAAACCCCTCTGGGATTCATGTGCGCCCTGCAGGAACTCTTGTTCTTTTACTTGAAGGTGAAGAGTGTGAGGTAAGCTTTACCTTTGGGAAGAAAACAATTAATGCGAAGAGTATTATGAGTATCCTCATGTTGGGAGTGCCTCAGGGAGGGGAGGTTATGGTAAGTGTTCAAGGTAAAGATGCGCAGCGGGTGTTGAAGAAGTTGCAAGATGCTTTTGAAAGTGGCTTTGGAGAGATCCATGAGTGA
- a CDS encoding ComEC/Rec2 family competence protein: MLKYFQIFSSLLQVLNPWITLGKAKCQQFQKQHPLCLCALYWLAGSLSRNHTGCAILILVCLHPFLSRHPKQWISQGLCWLIPLIWTPPSTLPHEGPASGTFNIKYAGYGDVYYGEATELCTLYGRKTNPLPCKIFSKTRLQPNLTYRLQGALHHTPQIIFKSNACCEELFKPNPLTLKQKLRRHAHTYLCTLFPKGNSGAFASSLLLGTPLPKELSSLFRRKGLSHLFAVSGWHFSLLAALLGVLFSTFPLKLKNLLSLGILTLATLVLPSSPSVFRAWISITLTSLSPYVLGSCSGLNRLGCGFFLCSCFFSSLSPAFALSFLATLGIQLFFLPIFSFLYTPWTILIPSRYLTLWRYFLSTLSLTLSAQTFIFFPIIGFFGSFVLDGLIYNLFFPLILLPILLLILSSLLFPFLAPLTETLISWVLSHPYLHSKEILSPLSFTAPSPFLLTGIFLTLFFLGVFLIKLAPSHHENSPTLLNYI, from the coding sequence ATGCTAAAATATTTTCAAATCTTTTCATCTCTTCTCCAAGTTTTAAATCCTTGGATTACCCTAGGAAAAGCTAAATGTCAGCAATTCCAAAAGCAACATCCTCTATGTCTCTGCGCTCTGTATTGGCTTGCAGGATCCTTATCCCGAAACCATACGGGATGTGCTATTCTTATCCTTGTATGTCTTCATCCCTTTCTTTCTCGCCACCCAAAACAATGGATATCCCAAGGTTTATGCTGGCTTATCCCCCTAATCTGGACCCCTCCCTCGACTCTCCCCCACGAGGGACCTGCTTCAGGAACGTTCAACATAAAGTATGCAGGATATGGCGATGTTTATTATGGTGAAGCAACAGAGCTCTGTACGCTCTATGGTAGAAAAACAAATCCTCTTCCTTGCAAAATTTTCTCGAAAACCCGTCTACAACCGAATCTTACCTATCGCTTACAAGGAGCCCTACATCATACACCTCAAATTATTTTTAAGTCTAATGCTTGCTGCGAAGAACTCTTCAAACCCAACCCCTTAACTTTAAAACAAAAACTACGCCGCCATGCCCATACCTACCTATGCACACTATTCCCAAAAGGAAACTCCGGAGCCTTCGCCTCTAGTCTACTTTTAGGAACCCCCCTCCCTAAAGAATTGAGTTCCTTATTTCGACGTAAAGGGCTCTCTCACCTCTTTGCTGTTTCAGGATGGCACTTCTCTCTTCTTGCTGCTCTTCTAGGAGTGCTCTTTTCTACATTTCCCCTAAAGCTAAAAAACCTCCTAAGCCTTGGGATTCTCACCCTAGCTACTCTTGTGCTTCCCTCCTCACCCTCGGTATTTCGTGCTTGGATCTCTATTACTTTAACAAGCCTCTCCCCATACGTTCTAGGATCTTGCTCCGGCCTAAACCGCCTAGGATGCGGCTTCTTTCTTTGCTCATGCTTCTTCTCTTCGCTCTCTCCTGCTTTTGCTCTTAGCTTCCTTGCCACCTTGGGAATCCAGTTATTTTTCCTTCCGATCTTTTCCTTTCTCTATACCCCCTGGACTATCTTGATTCCCTCACGCTATCTCACGCTATGGCGTTATTTTTTAAGCACCCTCTCTCTAACTCTCTCCGCACAGACTTTCATCTTTTTCCCTATCATAGGTTTCTTCGGAAGCTTTGTTCTGGACGGCCTTATCTATAACCTCTTCTTTCCTCTAATTCTCCTGCCGATCCTCCTTCTTATCCTTAGCTCTCTTCTCTTTCCCTTCCTTGCTCCACTTACAGAAACTCTAATTTCCTGGGTTCTATCTCACCCCTATCTCCATAGCAAAGAAATCCTTTCCCCCCTCAGTTTCACAGCGCCCTCTCCTTTCCTTCTCACTGGGATTTTCCTAACCCTCTTTTTCCTAGGTGTATTCTTAATCAAGCTTGCCCCCTCGCACCACGAAAACTCTCCAACACTATTAAACTATATCTAA
- the rpsU gene encoding 30S ribosomal protein S21: MPSVKVRVGEPVDRALRILKKKIDKEGILKAAKSHRFYDKPSVKKRAKSKAAAKYRGR, from the coding sequence ATGCCCAGTGTTAAAGTTCGAGTTGGAGAGCCTGTAGATCGCGCTCTACGCATTTTAAAAAAGAAAATCGACAAAGAGGGGATTTTAAAAGCCGCAAAATCCCATCGTTTTTATGATAAACCATCTGTGAAAAAGCGCGCTAAGTCTAAAGCTGCGGCCAAGTATCGTGGTCGTTAA
- a CDS encoding alpha-ketoacid dehydrogenase subunit alpha/beta: MVLLQNQVEASIREVLKLVWILRLAENKMLLLSRQSDSGGTFQLSCAGHELAGIVAGKSLLPEKDWSFPYYRDQGFPLGLGGDLAEIVAAFLARTSSNHSSGRMMPYHYSHKKLRICCQSSVVGTQFLQAAGRAWAVKHAQTDEVVYVSGGDGATSQGEFHEMLNYVALHQLPLVTVIQNNQWAISVPWKEQSAMDFVQLGRSYQGLAVHEVDGSDYMALLETFSTAVKQARENATPALVLVDVVRLQPHSNSDDHTKYRSPLDLEQSYVRDPLKRLERDVVELYGGSSEELREIYAQAEEEVARAFQIAEAKPFPCKGGSSHEVFSPHTVALIDYESSQEAQALRNTQPKVMRDAISEALIEEMTRDSRVVVFGEDVAGDKGGVFGVTRNFTKHFGEQRCFNTPLAEATIIGTAIGMALDGIHRPVAEIQFADYIWPGINQLFSEASSMYYRSAGEWEVPLVIRAPSGGYIQGGPYHSQSIEGFLAHCPGLKIAYPSNAADAKALLKAAIRDPNPVVFLEHKALYQRRIYSACPVFSSDYVLPFGKATIVHPGTDLTIVSWGMTLVLSVEVSQELSALGISVEVIDLRTIVPCDFATVLESVKKTGKLLVTHEASEFCGFGSELVATMAEQAYLYLDAPIRRVCGLHAPVPYSKILENEVLPQKEKLLQAAKALADF, from the coding sequence ATGGTATTGTTGCAAAATCAAGTAGAAGCCTCGATAAGAGAGGTGTTGAAGCTAGTTTGGATTTTGAGGCTAGCAGAAAACAAGATGCTTCTACTTTCAAGGCAGAGTGATTCGGGAGGGACATTTCAGCTGTCTTGTGCAGGACATGAGCTTGCAGGGATTGTTGCAGGGAAGAGTTTGCTTCCTGAAAAAGACTGGTCATTTCCGTATTATAGAGATCAAGGGTTCCCTTTAGGTTTAGGTGGGGATCTTGCAGAGATTGTCGCAGCCTTTCTTGCGCGAACTTCAAGCAATCATTCTTCAGGAAGAATGATGCCTTATCACTACTCCCATAAAAAGCTACGCATTTGTTGTCAGTCTAGTGTTGTGGGTACGCAATTCCTTCAAGCTGCTGGGCGCGCATGGGCTGTGAAGCATGCTCAGACAGATGAGGTAGTTTATGTTTCTGGAGGGGATGGGGCAACATCTCAGGGAGAGTTTCATGAGATGCTCAACTATGTAGCTTTGCATCAGCTTCCCCTGGTTACAGTGATCCAGAATAACCAATGGGCGATTTCTGTTCCTTGGAAGGAGCAGAGTGCTATGGATTTTGTTCAGTTGGGGAGAAGCTATCAGGGATTAGCAGTGCATGAGGTAGATGGAAGTGATTATATGGCTCTTCTTGAAACCTTTTCAACTGCTGTGAAGCAGGCTAGGGAAAACGCTACGCCTGCATTAGTTCTTGTAGATGTCGTGCGTTTGCAGCCTCATAGCAATTCTGATGATCATACAAAATACCGCTCTCCTTTAGATTTAGAGCAGAGCTATGTAAGGGACCCCTTAAAACGTTTAGAGCGTGATGTAGTAGAGCTTTATGGAGGTTCTTCTGAAGAGTTGCGAGAGATTTATGCTCAGGCTGAGGAGGAGGTGGCTCGGGCGTTTCAAATTGCAGAGGCTAAGCCTTTTCCGTGTAAGGGAGGGTCAAGTCACGAAGTTTTCTCCCCCCATACAGTTGCTTTGATAGATTATGAGAGCTCTCAAGAAGCACAGGCATTACGGAACACCCAGCCAAAGGTGATGCGGGATGCTATTTCAGAAGCTTTGATCGAAGAGATGACTCGAGATTCTCGGGTGGTGGTCTTTGGTGAGGACGTCGCTGGAGATAAGGGTGGGGTGTTTGGGGTAACCCGAAATTTCACGAAGCATTTTGGAGAGCAGCGTTGCTTTAATACGCCACTTGCAGAAGCTACGATCATAGGTACAGCCATCGGTATGGCTTTGGATGGGATCCATAGACCCGTGGCGGAGATTCAGTTTGCAGATTATATTTGGCCTGGAATTAACCAGTTATTTTCTGAAGCTTCGAGTATGTATTACCGTTCTGCAGGAGAGTGGGAGGTGCCTTTAGTAATTCGGGCACCCTCAGGGGGATATATTCAAGGTGGGCCGTATCATTCTCAAAGTATCGAAGGGTTTTTAGCCCACTGTCCGGGGTTAAAGATTGCTTATCCTTCCAACGCTGCAGATGCAAAAGCCTTATTGAAGGCTGCAATTCGTGATCCGAATCCTGTGGTGTTTCTAGAGCATAAGGCTCTGTATCAACGGCGGATCTACAGTGCATGTCCCGTGTTTTCTTCGGATTATGTTTTACCTTTTGGTAAGGCTACGATTGTCCATCCTGGAACAGATCTCACGATAGTTTCCTGGGGCATGACGTTAGTATTAAGCGTCGAGGTTTCTCAAGAGCTTAGCGCTTTGGGGATTTCCGTAGAAGTGATCGACCTGCGTACAATTGTGCCTTGTGATTTTGCCACAGTTCTTGAGTCGGTAAAGAAAACAGGGAAGTTGCTAGTAACCCACGAGGCTTCGGAATTTTGTGGATTTGGAAGTGAGCTTGTCGCCACAATGGCAGAACAGGCATATCTCTATTTAGATGCTCCTATCCGCCGTGTTTGCGGTCTTCATGCGCCAGTTCCTTATTCTAAGATCTTAGAAAACGAAGTGCTCCCACAAAAAGAAAAACTTCTGCAGGCAGCCAAAGCTCTTGCAGATTTTTAA
- a CDS encoding ribonuclease Z, which produces MSSRELIILGCSSQQPTRTRNQGAYLFRWNNEGLLFDPGEGTQRQFIFANIAPTVVSRIFISHFHGDHCLGLGSMLMRLNLDKISHPVHCYYPASGKKYFDRLRYGTIYHETIQVIEHPINEEGIVEDFGNFRIEARRLQHQVDTLGWRITEPDTIKFLPEKLRARGLQGPIMQELIKHGSVHHLGKTTYLSEVSYQRPGDSIAVIADTLPCQAAIDLARNARLMLCESTYLEEHRHLAESHYHMTAKQAATLAKKAQAQQLVLTHFSARYVNTQDFYLEAASIFPNVAAAEEYCSYPFPKNPASK; this is translated from the coding sequence ATGAGTTCCAGAGAGTTGATTATTTTAGGTTGTTCTAGCCAACAACCTACCCGAACACGTAATCAGGGAGCCTACCTTTTCCGTTGGAACAACGAAGGCCTTCTGTTTGATCCCGGAGAGGGGACTCAACGACAATTTATTTTTGCAAATATTGCTCCTACAGTTGTCTCAAGGATTTTTATTAGCCATTTTCATGGGGACCATTGCCTAGGGCTGGGTTCCATGCTCATGCGCCTAAACCTAGATAAAATCTCCCATCCTGTGCACTGCTATTACCCAGCCTCGGGGAAAAAATATTTCGATAGATTACGTTATGGGACAATCTACCATGAGACAATTCAGGTGATAGAGCATCCTATTAACGAAGAGGGAATCGTTGAGGACTTTGGGAACTTCCGCATAGAAGCACGAAGATTACAACATCAAGTTGACACTTTGGGATGGAGAATCACAGAGCCCGACACTATAAAGTTTCTTCCAGAAAAACTCCGAGCCCGAGGGTTACAAGGGCCTATCATGCAAGAGCTCATCAAACATGGCTCTGTTCATCATTTAGGGAAAACCACATATCTAAGTGAGGTGAGCTACCAACGTCCCGGAGATAGCATTGCAGTGATTGCTGATACACTTCCTTGCCAAGCAGCAATAGATCTTGCAAGAAATGCGCGTCTTATGCTTTGTGAAAGCACCTATCTTGAAGAGCACCGTCACCTAGCAGAAAGTCATTACCATATGACAGCAAAGCAAGCTGCAACCTTAGCAAAAAAAGCACAAGCGCAACAGCTTGTGCTTACCCATTTCTCTGCGAGATATGTCAATACACAGGATTTTTATTTAGAAGCTGCTTCTATTTTCCCAAATGTGGCTGCTGCTGAAGAGTACTGCTCCTATCCCTTCCCTAAAAACCCAGCTTCTAAATAA
- a CDS encoding tRNA threonylcarbamoyladenosine biosynthesis protein TsaB: MHFHPRYLIIDTSGYHPFLAYVDSQRVLQYWDLPVGSDVGPVLEFLCKNQNFSFQGIAVAVGPGNFSATRIGLSFAQGLAMASNMPLLGYSSLEGYLTPEDKGKALMLPLGKRGGVLTLSEEISDHNFMLKKTQGVGPGHLLSYAEASEYCLAHGYYHVISPKPQLFIEHFSEKIFVEETGPSIDRVHRSLIPQLLLDCNEALVPDYRSCSCFF; encoded by the coding sequence ATGCACTTTCATCCTAGATATCTTATAATAGACACTTCCGGGTATCATCCTTTCTTGGCATATGTAGATAGCCAAAGGGTGCTTCAATATTGGGATTTACCTGTAGGTTCTGATGTAGGGCCTGTCCTAGAGTTTTTGTGTAAAAATCAGAATTTTAGTTTTCAGGGAATTGCTGTAGCTGTTGGTCCTGGAAATTTCTCCGCCACTAGGATAGGATTGTCTTTTGCTCAAGGTCTTGCCATGGCAAGCAATATGCCCTTGCTTGGCTATAGCTCCTTAGAGGGGTACTTGACTCCTGAAGATAAGGGGAAGGCTTTGATGCTTCCTTTGGGTAAGCGTGGGGGGGTTTTAACCTTAAGTGAGGAAATTTCGGATCACAACTTTATGCTCAAAAAAACCCAAGGCGTAGGACCTGGGCATCTTCTTTCTTATGCAGAAGCTTCAGAGTATTGTTTAGCGCATGGCTACTATCATGTAATTTCTCCAAAACCTCAATTATTTATAGAACATTTTTCAGAAAAGATTTTTGTTGAAGAGACTGGTCCCTCTATTGACAGAGTGCACCGTAGTCTAATTCCCCAGTTGCTATTAGATTGTAATGAAGCTCTTGTGCCAGATTATCGCAGTTGCTCCTGCTTTTTCTAG